The Periplaneta americana isolate PAMFEO1 chromosome 2, P.americana_PAMFEO1_priV1, whole genome shotgun sequence genome has a window encoding:
- the LOC138694537 gene encoding ubiquitin-conjugating enzyme E2 T-like: MQKYSRLKRELENIAKSPPPGISCSCKEDCVDILDASIIGMQDTPYENGVFKLEIQIPEKYPFEPPHLRFITPVYHPNVDVAGRICLDLLRLPPKGTWRPVVTLSGLLTSVQMLLTHPNPDDPLMSEIADEYRYNKSEYTKKAKEWTRKHASQNV; the protein is encoded by the exons ATGCAGAAATATTCTCGACTAAAGCGAGAATTGGAGAATATTGCAAAAAGTCCGCCACCAGGAATATCGTGTTCTTGCAAGGAAGATTGTGTTGATATTCTTGATGCCA GTATCATAGGCATGCAAGACACACCATATGAGAATGGTGTTTTCAAACTCGAAATCCAAATTCCAGAAAA GTATCCTTTCGAACCACCTCATTTGCGATTTATAACGCCCGTGTACCACCCAAATGTTGATGTTGCTGGACGAATCTGCCTCGATCTATTGCGACTACCTCCGAAAGGAACATGGCGACCTGTGGTAACACTGAGTGGCTTGCTGACATCTGTGCAGATGTTGTTGACACATCCCAATCCAGACGACCCCCTCATGTCGGAGATT GCTGACGAATATCGCTACAATAAGTCTGAATACACCAAGAAGGCCAAAGAGTGGACTAGGAAACATGCTTCCCAGAATGTATGA